Proteins from one Cryptomeria japonica chromosome 4, Sugi_1.0, whole genome shotgun sequence genomic window:
- the LOC131875061 gene encoding LRR receptor-like serine/threonine-protein kinase GSO2 produces MSLLGPISPFIGNLSFLRVLDLRNNSFQGQIPPQLGRLYRLKLLGLGRNELEGSIPSTLGDCSSLQNLSLAYNNLMGSIPSQLGLLLNLKTLLLGKNQLSGAIPSFLGNMSSLIDLELGKNKFHGGIPVELGRLSQLSVLYLQDNNLTGTIPSFLGNMSSLIDLDLFQNKLHGNIPIELGMLTQLKIINLGFNNLIGEIPIALFNCTLLQNLTLSNNQLTGHISSEFAKLSKLQQLLLWGNQLSGKIPISLSNCTQLQKLELAMNQFSGNVPLEFGNLHQLRELHLASNHLVSGRKDLSILMALTNCSSLDTLDLSLNNLAGVLPSSLGQLSSQLSLLKLFSNNIEGNIPSSISNLTMLAYLDLSYNLFNGTIPSSLGQFSHLERLYLQGNNLHGSIPKLLGQAKSLGKLELSENMLSGLIPNSLGDLPQLRHLCLHHNQLSGRIPSSLGRCQTLELIDLSHNKLRGNIPPEFLSLKNLQLYFNISSNLLQGSLLEMSKMAMVQAIDVFVNNLSGEIPIALSSCTNLQYLNLSCNSFNGTIPTALANLKNLVDIHLSSNNLSGVIPMAFQEMKTLQHINLSSNRLIGEVPKGGAFATLNQSAIVGNLGLCGTWIKLSPCSKDKFSSITKKGIIPIVVGITIFIMSLLLFAISYRWRNRKIPTLNVWPPQISFEELVGATNGFNEDNLIGIGTFGSIYKGILNNGTNIAIKVLNLKDENTLQTFNRECNVLKRVRHRNVTKIISVCSNLDFKALILPFMSNGSLRRWLYPEGGNECQLILADRLRIAKEIAQGMEYLHHHCFVQVIHCDLKPDNVLLGDDMTPYILDFGITKLLVGASMNSLTSTNTLMGSTGYIAPEYGVGGKISTKGDVYSYGILLLEFLTRKRPTDGLFIEGTNLPKWVDMNFPNNIIEVVDTNLLRDVKESESSMILSCLTQFMQVGLACTRELPQQRPNMMEIVKRLEKIRLAFIGAQSLQLPIDILPLLESTSDLKNTSSERDENWSTSTF; encoded by the exons ATGTCTTTACTTGGTCCAATCTCTCCTTTCATTggcaatctttcttttcttagagtACTCGATCTCAGGAATAACAGCTTCCAAGGCCAGATTCCCCCTCAGCTGGGGAGGCTTTATCGCCTTAAACTACTTGGTTTGGGTAGAAATGAATTGGAAGGTTCCATTCCATCCACTTTAGGAGATTGTAGTTCTTTGCAAAATCTTTCTCTAGCTTATAACAATCTGATGGGTAGCATCCCCTCCCAGCTTGGCCTTCTTCTGAATTTAAAGACCCTTTTATTAGGGAAGAATCAATTGTCAGGTGCAATCCCGTCTTTTTTAGGAAACATGTCCTCTTTAATTGACTTGGAGTTGGGAAAGAACAAATTTCATGGTGGTATTCCTGTTGAATTGGGTAGGCTTTCCCAACTTAGTGTGCTTTATCTTCAAGATAACAACTTGACGGGCACAATCCCATCTTTCTTAGGAAACATGTCCTCTTTAATTGACTTAGACTTGTTTCAGAACAAACTCCATGGCAATATCCCTATTGAACTAGGTATGCTTACTCAGCTCAAAATAATTAATCTTGGGTTCAACAACTTGATAGGAGAAATTCCCATTGCCCTTTTCAACTGCACTCTTCTCCAAAATTTGACATTGTCTAACAACCAATTAACTGGCCACATTTCTTCAGAGTTTGCCAAACTATCAAAGTTGCAACAGCTACTATTGTGGGGAAACCAACTCAGTGGAAAaattccaatctccctctctaattGCACTCAACTTCAAAAACTAGAATTAGCCATGAACCAATTCAGTGGCAATGTGCCCCTAGAGTTTGGTAATTTGCACCAACTTCGAGAGCTTCATTTAGCCAGTAATCATCTTGTGAGTGGAAGAAAGGATTTGTCTATTCTAATGGCCTTAACTAATTGCTCATCTTTGGATACTCTAGATTTGTCTCTAAATAATCTTGCTGGTGTTTTGCCCTCTTCTCTTGGCCAATTATCAAGCCAACTTTCTCTTTTAAAATTATTCTCAAACAACATCGAGGGAAACATACCAAGCAGCATTAGCAACCTAACAATGTTGGCATACTTAGACTTATCTTACAATCTTTTCAATGGAACTATTCCATCTTCACTTGGTCAATTTTCACATCTTGAAAGATTGTATCTTCAAGGAAACAATTTACATGGAAGTATTCCAAAATTGTTAGGTCAAGCAAAAAGTCTTGGGAAGTTAGAATTGAGTGAAAACATGCTTTCAGGTTTAATTCCAAATAGTCTGGGTGATCTCCCACAATTAAGACATCTTTGTCTGCATCACAATCAATTATCAGGGAGAATACCTAGTAGTTTAGGGAGATGCCAAACtttggagttgatagacttgtCTCACAACAAACTAAGAGGAAATATTCCCCCAGAGTTCTTGAGTCTTAAAAATCTCCAACTTTATTTCAACATTTCTAGCAATTTATTACAAGGTTCTCTTTTGGAGATGAGCAAGATGGCAATGGTCCAAGCAATAGATGTATTTGTCAACAACTTATCAGGCGAAATTCCAATTGCACTATCAAGTTGCACAAATTTACAATATTTGAATCTTTCATGTAATTCATTCAATGGTACAATTCCAACAGCATTAGCAAATCTCAAAAACCTTGTGGACATTCATCTCTCTAGCAATAATTTGTCAGGTGTAATTCCAATGGCTTTCCAAGAGATGAAAACACTTCAACATATCAATCTTTCTTCAAATAGGTTAATAGGAGAGGTTCCAAAGGGAGGAGCTTTTGCAACACTTAATCAGTCAGCAATTGTGGGAAATCTTGGCCTTTGTGGCACATGGATAAAATTGTCACCATGCTCCAAAGATAAATTTTCATCTATCACTAAGAAGGGGATAATTCCTATTGTGGTTGGAATTACAATTTTCATCATGTCTTTGTTATTGTTTGCAATTTCCTATAGATGGAGAAATAGAAAGATACCCACTCTAAATGTGTGGCCCCCACAAATCTCATTTGAAGAGCTTGTAGGTGCAACTAATGGATTCAATGAAGACAATCTTATAGGAATTGGTACTTTTGGATCCATTTACAAAGGGATCCTAAACAATGGTACAAATATTGCTATTAAAGTTCTCaatttgaaagatgaaaatacTCTCCAAACTTTTAATAGAGAATGTAATGTGCTAAAAAGAGTTAGGCATCGCAATGTGACCAAAATCATTTCAGTTTGTTCCAACCTTGATTTTAAAGCATTGATTCTTCCATTCATGTCAAATGGAAGTTTGAGGAGATGGTTATATCctgaaggaggaaatgaatgcCAATTAATTTTGGCTGACCGATTAAGAATAGCAAAAGAGATAGCacaaggaatggaatatctacatCATCATTGCTTTGTTCAAGTCATTCATTGTGACTTAAAGCCTGATAATGTATTGCTCGGAGATGATATGACTCCATATATATTAGACTTTGGCATTACTAAACTCCTAGTTGGCGCTTCAATGAACTCCTTGACTTCTACAAATACACTAATGGGATCTACTGGCTATATTGCACCAG AGTATGGAGTGGGTGGAAAGATTTCAACAAAAGGAGATGTATACAGCTATGGAATTCTACTTTTAGAGTTTTTAACCAGAAAGAGACCTACAGATGGCTTATTTATAGAAGGAACAAATCTACCAAAATGGGTAGATATGAACTTTCCAAATAATATCATAGAAGTTGTGGACACCAACCTACTTAGAGATGTTAAAGAATCAGAATCATCAATGATATTGTCATGCCTTACTCAATTTATGCAAGTAGGGTTGGCTTGCACAAGGGAGCTACCACAACAACGACCAAATATGATGGAGATAGTCAAAAGATTAGAAAAGATAAGACTGGCATTTATTGGTGCACAATCATTGCAATTGCCCATAGATATTTTGCCTTTACTTGAGAGTACAAGTGATCTAAAAAATACTAGTTCTGAGAGGGATGAAAATTGGTCTACATCTACATTTTAG